Below is a window of Humulus lupulus chromosome 9, drHumLupu1.1, whole genome shotgun sequence DNA.
aaaaaactttaccTTACCAATAAATTAACAATATATAAAaaagaatttaaaaaaataaaaaaacaatccTCTAatgtaaaaaaaacatataaaaaaataatatgatgaATGATACAATTAACTTTGATAATTTAGGTTAAATGACAAAAGTTAACTTTAATAATTTAGGAGATAGATTTTGGGAAAATTTATAATCTCATCAAAAAAATTGATTATGTTACATCAACACGCGTTTCACAattgtatttatttacatttagacaaaaaaaaaaaaaaaaagcaaacaaCGCAACAAACGAAAGTTAAAGGCTGATCTAGATGAATGGACATTGGACAAAGAGTGCATGAGAACTTCAATTAATGCTAGGTGGAATTACGTTTCACAATTATTATGAGACATGTAGGTCCACAATATTTAACTTTAATGGCAATTCACAATTCTAACgaaattgaatttgaatttgaatttgaatttgaattccAATAAATATATTAGGGCTTGATTAGTTCAGTGTTCAAAAACAATGTATTTGGATAATTAAATTGATTTGAAAATACTtttgaaaataatattttcacttttcaaaattttgattggTTAgtcattttatatttaaaatgacGTGGGCTCTTCTGAAATGTAAGAAAATGATAGGAAATGACAAAATATCGTTTTCAATTTTTATGTGTAAAAGCATACTCATTTTTCAAAACTTGTTTTggatttgttttttaaaataaccTACCAATAAAAGATTATGTGAGATTTTTATATTTTAAGGattcaaaaacataaaattgtattTAAATGACAAACCAATCACTCCCTAGTAAGATATGTACATTATACTTATATTGCAATATGCTGTCTCCAACAATGATCATAAGATTTCTCAAAAACTAGTTCGATGGATTCAGAATTGTTTTAGACGAGAATATCACCAAGCTAATTTGGAGAAGAAAAAGGCCTTATTTCCAATTAATGCTAACATATATTCATGACGTACGAttctcaaaatatatatattgggaaagATTATGGTCAAGCCATTTTTTtggaaaatatataatttttttctaatttttgttaTATGATAGTGTATCTTGTACTCATTTAAGACatcttataaatttttaagaaattttgaataatttacagtgctgaaaacAATATTTAAACTGATTGTTGCACATGTGTATATTTTTTTGTATGCGCGAGTAAAAatcaattatttgaattttattttcagcacggtaaattattcagaattttttgaaaatttacaagGTGTCTTAAATGGTTACAATGTATActctcatataaaaaaaattgaaaaaaaaaattattgagatATAGAAAACACAAGATGGCTATACTGATGCATCCAAAAAAGTTGATGCATTATAGCCGCTCCCTATATATATCATATGTGTATAATAAATCTGATTTTTTatcatataaaaaatgtgtatataCTTTATAAAATAAGTTTAAACACTTATTAAAATTAGTTGTCAATTACAAATGtacataattacaaaaaaaaaaaagaaattcatATCACCCTTTGGTGTTGGTCAAGGCATTCACCAATGctttttatatgaattttttttagataTCAATCACGCCAAGAAAATCTTGCATTATGGATATAAtccattaaaaaaaaacaagttacTCCAGCCCAAGCCCATCTCTCCCTTACCCTGAAATAATTTTCCCATTTTCTCACCTAGCCACCCCTTCCCTCACTCTTCTTTATGGTTCTTTCACCCCTCTCTTCTTTCACTCTTCTTCATCCAGTAGTGATGATGAGGCACCTCACCCTGTGGCAGCAATGAGATGCGAGGCCATACAGTTAAGTTTTTAGAGAAATTGATTTGTGAGGCCATACAGTTAAGTTTTTAGAGAAATTGATTTGTGATAATTCTCAGCTCAGGTGGCTGAGGATGCAGGACATTTCATTTATAGCAAAAGGCCAATACAAAGAAGGAAAACAAGGCCAATATTAGGCTTACACCTGGCATAACTAACAAAAGGAATATTGCCTAAAAAGTTATGAAAAATGGTACAGCAAATCATAACAAATTGTAACAGAAAGATTCTCCTCGGGATTGCTCATTCATTGATTGCCTCATTGTCATTAGTGCAGCCATCATTAGCATCATCATTATGGCTTGATTCATTTTCTTTAACTCCACCCCTCAAACAAAATGGTGAGGGAACAACATTGAGTTTGTTGACACCAAATCTAGTTGGAGTGAGCCCCTTTGTCAAGCAGTCCGCAATTTGATCATGTGAATGTACATACCGAATTTCAAGTTGCTTCTGCAGAATCTTGTCTCTTACAAAGTGCACATCGAGCTCGATGTGTTTTGTTCTTCCGTGATAAACAGGGTTGTTAGCCAAAGCACTAGCGCTTAAGTTATCACACCAGATATTTGACATTTCAAATCTCATCTCAGCGAGTAGGCTTTGTAACCATGCCAATTCAGCTGCTAATAGAGCTAAGGCTCTGTACTCCGACTCGGTACTAGATCGAGCTACTACCGTTTGTTTCTTAGAGGACCAGGAGATTAAGGATTCACCAAAATAGACACAGTACCCTGCAACTGACTTTCGATCGTCTGGGCAGCAAGCCCAGTCAGCATCGGAGAAACCAATTAGAGAGAGTCTATCACTTGGGGCAATGTGAAGACCATGATGGATAGTACCTTTTAGGTATCTTAAGATGTGTTTAGCAGCTCCCCAATGCACATCAGTAGGTTGTTTTAGGAACTGGCTGAGCTTATTAACGGCAAAGGAGATATCTAGTCTAGTGTGGCTGAGGTATTGCAGTGCCCCAATGATGCTTCTGTACAGAGTTGGCTGAGACAATGGTGTTCCATCATGCAGAGACAGAGTTTTCCCTGCTGCATTGGTGTAACACTTGGCTTTATATTCTCCATGTTTGCCTTTTGAAGTAATTCAGCAATATATTTCCCTTGGGATAAATAAATGCCAGTGTTATCTCGAAACACTTCAATCCCAAGAAAATAATTCAGTGCTCCAAGATCCTTTAGAGAAAAGGTCTTGTTTAACTTTGCAATGAAATGATTAAGTTCCCTGGAGTCACTTCCAATGACTATGATATCATCGACATAAACCAATACCATAATCGCAAACCTTGCATGCTTGAGCAGAAAGAAAGAGGAATCAACCTTTTAGTTTTCGAAATGCCATTCTATCAGTGTGTTCTTGAGTTGGTCATACCAGGCTCTAGGTGCCTGTTTAAGGCCATGCAATGATTTTTTTAACTTGTATACATAGTGAGGATGTTGAGGGTCTTCATAGACAGGAGGTTGTGACATGAAAACATCCTCATCGAGAACACCATTAAGGAAGGCATTGTTGATGTCGATTTTCCTCACTTCCCACTCATAAGTCACTGTTAAAGTAAGCACAACCCTGACTATTGCAGCCTTAACAACAGGGCTAAATGTTTCCCCAAAATCTACTCCAGGCCATTGGTGAAATCCCTTGGCAACAAGACATGCTTTGAATCTCTGAAATGAACCATCTGAATTGAATTTGAGTTTATAAACCCATTTATAGCCAACTATATTGCAGTAAGGAGGAGGTGGTACTAGAATCCATGTCTTATTTCTTTTCAAAGCATACACTTCTTCATCCATGGCCCTTGACCACCCCTTATGCCTGAGAGCTGCAGCAACTGAAACGGGTTCATGAGTATCAAGAGAAAACATAGATTGACCAAGGTAAACTTTGGGTTTGAAAATCCCTGCTTTGGCACGTGTAACCATGGGGTGAGAAGGCTATTTTGGTTCAGTTGGAGCTGGACTTGGCTGAGGAGAAAGATTAGCTGGAGATACAACAGGAACTTCTAGACAAAAATCATCAGAGGTGTAGGCAATTGGAGAACCAACATGAGAAGAAGAAGTACTTACCGATTGTTGCTGTGGTGAAACAGGAGAAGATGGTATTGCAGTAACATGAGATGAAGAATCAGAGGTACTTGTTGAAGAGGGGATATTCAGAGGCAATGTAAACCAGGCATGAGGGGTGTTCATGGTCACATATTTCTCAGCTTGGTAATTATTCAGAAAACCGTGATGGAAAGGGAATTTTTGTTCATTGAAAATGACATGCctagtgttgaccctgattttggccaactgacacggagtcaaatatgcttgatgtaaacaaatgcgttgaaatgaatgtgatgacaaaaacaataaagcacgcaagagtttatagtggttcggccccagaatctggtaacaacctacgtccacttgaactgttattgatatataattcaaagaagtgatcaaagaactagggttcaacgAGTTTCACTAACCTCCGAAGAACAAAGCAATATGTCAAAATATGATAACTTTAACTGGTATGTTTAATTCtcgtatttattatatatatatttataattgttgtgtgtttacttatttataagtttgaattataatatatttataattaaataacttttttataatgtgcaggtctatattgagatgcatttctttggcgcaatactagacaacattgacATTTGAAGTTTTTAgagtaaaaaatatatttcactaacattgtatacatttcttgtttaatatttggtgatgataaaatttgattgtagtataaactatcatgtaatatgattttgtaagccgagtagactaaatactgaaatgatatttttgagtaattaataaaaatttattttgttgtattttcttttgaaattttagaaatctaacatatataatacattttggacactcaaagtgatatattttttctaaatcaaaatgaaaattatagctgtatttttaaaaaaaaaaaattacttttaagggcatgcaaagcgagtcctaaaaacttaattaaaggcactcaaccagattttttaggactcacacctgattttttaggactcgctgtTCTTTTAGGACatgcaatgcgagtcctaaaaacttaattaaaggcactcaactagattttttaggactcgcaacacgagtcctaaaaacagtttttaaggctctcaaatagaggactcacgccccgcgagtcctaaaaacttttttaggactcacaatgctagtcctaaaaatcaTTTATTGTAGTAGtgtaaagattaccaaaggctctgataccagttgttgggaaaacttatacacaatctttatttattttcatgtagatctaatattaaacaaattaatatgagataacctagaacatgtttctaaaagtgaatttaaagagaaacaaagataagaatacttacaatatacgcagcggaatgaaagaatCATTCGTTCAGTttttctaactcttgtatcctttctgtcgtagagtataataaaaaaaatgaaccgttcatctaatttcttcacacccttccaatgtatccttagaatcacctagactagcatgggaaattctcaacacatgagaaagatacagagagaagaagagaaaataacaaagaggcttagaaaatgacttgtgtttagagataatctaaaactatcagaaaaccagtgattaaaattatcaaacttatgttttgacttctctctaagcactccttttatagactcaattaggctatttaatttaatttaaaaatcaataaaataatagccaaatTGAAGTCCTAGATTGAAATTATCATaagctttaggcct
It encodes the following:
- the LOC133799537 gene encoding uncharacterized mitochondrial protein AtMg00810-like; this translates as MVLVYVDDIIVIGSDSRELNHFIAKLNKTFSLKDLGALNYFLGIEVFRDNTAGKTLSLHDGTPLSQPTLYRSIIGALQYLSHTRLDISFAVNKLSQFLKQPTDVHWGAAKHILRYLKGTIHHGLHIAPSDRLSLIGFSDADWACCPDDRKSVAGYCVYFGESLISWSSKKQTVVARSSTESEYRALALLAAELAWLQSLLAEMRFEMSNIWCDNLSASALANNPVYHGRTKHIELDVHFVRDKILQKQLEIRYVHSHDQIADCLTKGLTPTRFGVNKLNVVPSPFCLRGGVKENESSHNDDANDGCTNDNEAINE